In Apostichopus japonicus isolate 1M-3 chromosome 3, ASM3797524v1, whole genome shotgun sequence, a single genomic region encodes these proteins:
- the LOC139961874 gene encoding thyrotropin-releasing hormone receptor-like isoform X2 — protein MDERNLTDFLDGTTTASTSQEPPNGDVLYKVVATTVYFILGAVAIVGNTMVIIVVLRVKSMRTPTNCHLVSLAFVDAVTGLVPNWLHSIPEVLGNSTWYGAIGCVPMVYVEYLVFNMSAVSIAAFTAERYIAICHPMKSHYMCTINRAVKIIVCVWIFTAIYCVCWLILIDYDETRPNPCYYNTDYEKFLPYVYVADCILFYMIPVGIAIPTYIVIGRALYRSTRSRSKMVASYSRKREDGTTEKAHDKSDAARKQVVKMLFLVVAFFAVLWLPYRLLVVTNSVFGGGIHDRWILFFCRACYYLNSAANPIIYNFMSLNFRRAFKKMCPCLERSQENGLSRVTPGTLILRTKTKSHRSHRQGFSSHPV, from the exons ATGGATGAACGGAACTTGACCGATTTTCTGGACGGAACCACAACGGCAAGCACGAGCCAAGAACCGCCCAATGGCGATGTTTTGTACAAAGTTGTGGCAACAACGGTATATTTCATTCTCGGTGCAGTAGCGATCGTTGGGAACACCATGGTGATCATAGTCGTACTACGAGTTAAATCAATGCGTACACCGACCAATTGCCATCTTGTCAGTCTAGCGTTTGTCGATGCAGTCACAGGCTTGGTACCGAATTGGTTGCATTCGATACCAGAAGTGCTGGGAAATTCGACCTGGTATGGCGCGATTGGATGTGTCCCTATGGTTTACGTGGAATACCTCGTATTTAATATGTCTGCGGTGTCCATTGCCGCGTTTACGGCTGAACGGTATATCGCGATTTGTCATCCAATGAAATCCCATTACATGTGTACTATAAACCGTGCGGTGAAAATAATCGTCTGTGTATGGATCTTCACCGCGATTTACTGTGTGTGTTGGCTGATACTTATCGATTACGACGAGACGAGACCTAATCCGTGTTATTACAACACCGACTACGAGAAGTTTCTTCCATACGTCTATGTGGCAGATTGTATTCTGTTTTATATGATACCAGTCGGTATAGCTATTCCTACTTATATTGTCATCGGCCGAGCGTTATACCGAAGCACCAGATCTAGAAGTAAAATGGTCGCAAG CTATTCAAGGAAAAGAGAGGATGGAACAACTGAAAAGGCTCACGATAAAAGTGATGCTGCTAGAAAACAG GTAGTGAAGATGCTCTTCCTGGTGGTGGCGTTCTTTGCCGTCCTCTGGTTGCCATATCGTCTATTAGTTGTCACCAATTCGGTCTTTGGCGGTGGGATACATGACAGATGGATTCTTTTCTTCTGCAGAGCTTGTTACTACCTCAACAGCGCTGCAAATCCAATCATTTACAACTTTATGTCTTTGAACTTTCGCAGAGCATTTAAGAAAATGTGTCCTTGTCTCG
- the LOC139961874 gene encoding thyrotropin-releasing hormone receptor-like isoform X1, translating to MDERNLTDFLDGTTTASTSQEPPNGDVLYKVVATTVYFILGAVAIVGNTMVIIVVLRVKSMRTPTNCHLVSLAFVDAVTGLVPNWLHSIPEVLGNSTWYGAIGCVPMVYVEYLVFNMSAVSIAAFTAERYIAICHPMKSHYMCTINRAVKIIVCVWIFTAIYCVCWLILIDYDETRPNPCYYNTDYEKFLPYVYVADCILFYMIPVGIAIPTYIVIGRALYRSTRSRSKMVASYSRKREDGTTEKAHDKSDAARKQVVKMLFLVVAFFAVLWLPYRLLVVTNSVFGGGIHDRWILFFCRACYYLNSAANPIIYNFMSLNFRRAFKKMCPCLGKIMTPQNGSNTQGQGARNTTTYTTCSTKTSLQGDSVL from the exons ATGGATGAACGGAACTTGACCGATTTTCTGGACGGAACCACAACGGCAAGCACGAGCCAAGAACCGCCCAATGGCGATGTTTTGTACAAAGTTGTGGCAACAACGGTATATTTCATTCTCGGTGCAGTAGCGATCGTTGGGAACACCATGGTGATCATAGTCGTACTACGAGTTAAATCAATGCGTACACCGACCAATTGCCATCTTGTCAGTCTAGCGTTTGTCGATGCAGTCACAGGCTTGGTACCGAATTGGTTGCATTCGATACCAGAAGTGCTGGGAAATTCGACCTGGTATGGCGCGATTGGATGTGTCCCTATGGTTTACGTGGAATACCTCGTATTTAATATGTCTGCGGTGTCCATTGCCGCGTTTACGGCTGAACGGTATATCGCGATTTGTCATCCAATGAAATCCCATTACATGTGTACTATAAACCGTGCGGTGAAAATAATCGTCTGTGTATGGATCTTCACCGCGATTTACTGTGTGTGTTGGCTGATACTTATCGATTACGACGAGACGAGACCTAATCCGTGTTATTACAACACCGACTACGAGAAGTTTCTTCCATACGTCTATGTGGCAGATTGTATTCTGTTTTATATGATACCAGTCGGTATAGCTATTCCTACTTATATTGTCATCGGCCGAGCGTTATACCGAAGCACCAGATCTAGAAGTAAAATGGTCGCAAG CTATTCAAGGAAAAGAGAGGATGGAACAACTGAAAAGGCTCACGATAAAAGTGATGCTGCTAGAAAACAG GTAGTGAAGATGCTCTTCCTGGTGGTGGCGTTCTTTGCCGTCCTCTGGTTGCCATATCGTCTATTAGTTGTCACCAATTCGGTCTTTGGCGGTGGGATACATGACAGATGGATTCTTTTCTTCTGCAGAGCTTGTTACTACCTCAACAGCGCTGCAAATCCAATCATTTACAACTTTATGTCTTTGAACTTTCGCAGAGCATTTAAGAAAATGTGTCCTTGTCTCGGTAAGATCATGACTCCGCAAAATGGTTCAAACACTCAAGGGCAAGGGGCTCGTAATACAACCACGTACACTACCTGTTCCACGAAAACTAGCTTACAAGGGGACAGTGTGCTTTAA